From Microcystis aeruginosa NIES-2549, a single genomic window includes:
- a CDS encoding STAS/SEC14 domain-containing protein: MIDYNLDAAHSILYMRPTSALAAEDFVKIAEAVDPHIEATGGLAGVIIEVPTFTGWESFGALVAHFRLIRDHHKYVSKVAVVTDSTLVKLIESLASHFVSAEVRQFPWGETEVANQWILGGS; encoded by the coding sequence ATGATAGATTATAATTTAGATGCCGCGCATAGCATTCTCTATATGCGACCTACATCTGCACTGGCGGCGGAAGATTTTGTCAAGATTGCGGAGGCAGTGGATCCCCACATTGAAGCCACTGGGGGCCTTGCTGGCGTAATCATCGAAGTACCTACTTTCACCGGTTGGGAGAGTTTTGGCGCCTTGGTTGCTCATTTCCGGCTGATACGCGACCATCACAAGTACGTCAGTAAAGTTGCAGTGGTGACTGATTCCACTCTGGTTAAACTGATCGAAAGTCTGGCTTCCCACTTTGTCTCGGCTGAAGTCAGGCAGTTCCCTTGGGGGGAAACCGAGGTGGCGAACCAATGGATCTTGGGCGGCTCCTGA
- a CDS encoding calcium-binding protein, giving the protein MATYTFSAKTLTSPTATGGVRMNMEDIVGQGFGARLALLYLINDNGLNSTPQHITLSTPTLATGKNLTSVGRVTPTNNAGYNITGTAWRLRNGDGTDSTGTIRGYGSSFINTYDLAANTDTFIISPFVTGPATHILAIPSSSSFTKAASNNVFAGLNEPALTDTDNYKLIGTAFDDLLQGLNGNDTILGGDGNDSLWGIGGNDYIDAGDGDNIFGGDEGDDTLLGGNGNDSIAGGTGNDSIDAGDGDNIFDGSDGNDTLLGGSGIDTILAGAGNDFINPGDGINNADGESGNDTLLGGASIDVLLGFTGNDSIDGGGGDDSLNGGLGQDTLFGGDGNDTLNGGGDNDLLDGGVGNDALDGSGGNDTLFGGIGNDTLLGANNSDRIVGGVDADSLSGSFGQDTFVQGTLDSVASTGGTFSNPATFTSGDTIVFGNGLDVISDFTAGTLGDQLDLDSSSSAISAIGVSSSSLASGTNYYLSGTFSGNVFTISADGVGSDTLIIQGTGAAFSSNASSVLLGLVNSNNLVAGNFI; this is encoded by the coding sequence ATGGCTACTTATACATTTTCTGCGAAAACCCTAACATCTCCAACAGCCACCGGTGGCGTAAGAATGAATATGGAGGATATTGTTGGTCAAGGTTTTGGTGCGAGACTGGCACTACTGTATCTAATCAACGACAACGGGTTAAACAGTACACCCCAACACATCACCTTATCAACTCCCACCCTGGCAACCGGAAAAAATCTCACTTCTGTAGGACGAGTAACCCCCACGAATAATGCGGGATATAATATCACCGGAACCGCTTGGCGACTGCGGAATGGCGATGGTACTGATTCAACTGGGACTATTAGGGGCTATGGCTCTAGTTTTATCAATACCTATGATCTTGCTGCCAACACAGATACCTTTATCATTTCTCCCTTTGTTACCGGACCTGCTACTCATATCCTGGCAATCCCGTCAAGTTCATCATTTACCAAGGCCGCATCTAATAATGTATTTGCCGGCCTCAACGAACCGGCCCTGACCGATACGGACAACTACAAGCTGATCGGTACTGCCTTCGACGATCTTTTGCAAGGTCTTAATGGTAATGACACTATCTTAGGCGGAGATGGTAACGATTCCCTTTGGGGCATAGGAGGGAATGATTATATTGATGCGGGTGATGGTGATAATATTTTTGGTGGAGACGAGGGCGATGATACCTTATTAGGTGGAAACGGTAATGATTCGATCGCAGGCGGTACGGGAAATGATTCTATTGACGCGGGTGATGGTGATAATATTTTTGACGGAAGCGATGGTAACGATACTTTATTAGGTGGCAGCGGTATTGATACGATTCTGGCCGGCGCAGGAAATGATTTTATTAATCCGGGTGATGGTATTAATAATGCTGATGGGGAATCTGGTAACGATACCTTATTAGGTGGAGCCAGTATCGATGTACTTCTAGGATTTACTGGGAATGATAGTATTGATGGCGGTGGGGGCGATGATAGTCTTAATGGGGGTTTGGGTCAAGATACCCTATTCGGTGGAGATGGTAACGATACCCTGAATGGGGGTGGGGACAATGATCTTCTCGATGGCGGTGTGGGCAATGATGCTCTCGATGGGTCTGGTGGTAATGATACCTTATTCGGTGGAATCGGTAATGATACGCTCTTGGGGGCAAATAATAGTGATCGGATAGTGGGAGGTGTCGATGCTGATAGTCTGTCTGGTTCATTCGGACAAGACACATTTGTTCAAGGAACCCTTGACAGTGTAGCCTCAACAGGAGGTACTTTTAGTAACCCAGCTACATTTACCTCTGGTGACACTATTGTTTTCGGTAACGGATTGGATGTTATTTCCGACTTTACCGCCGGTACCCTAGGAGATCAACTTGATCTGGATTCTTCGAGTTCTGCAATATCCGCGATTGGGGTTTCAAGTTCTAGTCTAGCTTCCGGTACAAACTACTACCTTTCTGGTACTTTTAGTGGTAATGTCTTCACCATCAGCGCCGATGGTGTTGGCTCAGATACACTGATTATTCAAGGTACTGGGGCTGCTTTTTCAAGCAACGCTTCCTCGGTTCTTTTGGGATTGGTTAATAGTAATAATCTGGTGGCAGGTAACTTTATTTAA
- a CDS encoding calcium-binding protein — translation MATYTFSAKTLTSPTATGGVRIIIEDIVGQGFGARLGLLYLINYNGLNSTPQHITLSTPTLVTGKNLSSVGRVTPTNNAGYNITGTAWRLRNGDGTDSTGTIRGYGSGFTNTYDLAANTDTFIISPFVTGAATHILTIPSSSSFTKAASNNVFASFNEPAVTSTDNYKLIGTAFDDLLTGHDGDDTILCGDGNDSSRGYKGNDYIDAGDGNDAFGGDEGDDTLLGGGGIDTILGGTGNDSINTGDGVYNIANGESGNDTLLGGTGTDILSGSDGNDSIDGGFGNDDLNGGLGQDTLFGGDGDDTLNGGGDNDLLDGGVGNDALDGSGGNDTLFGGIGNDTLLGANNSDRIVGGVDADSLSGSFGQDTFVQGTLDSVASTGGTFSNLPTFTSGETIVFGNGLDVISDFTAGTLGDQLDLDSSSSAISAIGVLTSSLASGTNYYLSGSYSGNVFTISADGVGSDTLIIQGSGAAFSSNASSALLRLVNSNNLVAGNFI, via the coding sequence ATGGCTACTTATACATTTTCCGCGAAAACCCTAACATCTCCAACAGCCACTGGTGGCGTAAGAATAATTATAGAAGATATCGTTGGCCAAGGTTTTGGTGCGAGACTGGGACTACTGTATCTAATCAACTACAATGGGTTAAACAGTACACCCCAACACATCACCTTATCAACTCCCACCCTGGTAACTGGGAAAAATCTCTCTTCTGTAGGACGAGTAACCCCCACGAATAATGCGGGATATAATATCACCGGAACCGCTTGGCGACTGCGGAATGGCGATGGTACTGATTCAACTGGGACTATTAGGGGTTATGGCTCTGGTTTTACCAATACCTACGACCTTGCTGCCAACACAGATACCTTTATCATCTCTCCCTTTGTTACTGGAGCTGCTACTCATATCCTGACAATACCCTCAAGTTCATCATTTACCAAGGCTGCATCTAATAATGTATTTGCCAGCTTCAACGAACCGGCCGTGACCAGTACGGACAACTACAAGCTGATCGGTACTGCCTTCGACGATCTTTTGACAGGTCATGATGGTGATGACACTATCTTATGCGGGGATGGTAACGATTCCTCTCGGGGCTATAAGGGAAATGATTATATTGACGCGGGTGATGGTAATGATGCTTTTGGTGGAGACGAGGGTGACGATACCTTATTAGGTGGCGGCGGCATTGATACGATTCTAGGCGGTACGGGAAATGATTCTATTAATACGGGTGATGGTGTATATAATATTGCTAATGGAGAATCTGGCAATGATACCTTATTAGGTGGAACTGGTACTGATATACTATCAGGTTCTGATGGAAATGATAGTATTGATGGTGGTTTCGGCAATGATGATCTTAATGGGGGTTTGGGTCAAGATACCCTATTCGGTGGAGATGGTGACGATACCCTGAATGGGGGTGGGGACAATGATCTTCTCGATGGCGGTGTGGGCAATGATGCTCTCGATGGGTCTGGTGGTAATGATACCTTATTCGGTGGAATCGGTAATGATACGCTCTTGGGGGCAAATAATAGTGATCGGATAGTGGGAGGTGTCGATGCTGATAGTCTGTCAGGTTCATTCGGACAAGACACATTTGTTCAAGGAACCCTTGACAGTGTAGCCTCAACAGGAGGTACTTTTAGTAACCTGCCTACATTTACCTCTGGTGAGACTATTGTTTTCGGTAACGGATTGGATGTTATTTCCGACTTTACCGCCGGTACCCTAGGAGATCAACTTGATCTGGATTCTTCGAGTTCTGCAATATCCGCGATTGGGGTTTTAACTTCTAGTCTAGCTTCCGGTACAAACTACTACCTTTCTGGTAGCTACAGTGGCAATGTCTTCACCATCAGCGCCGATGGTGTTGGCTCAGATACACTGATTATTCAAGGTAGTGGGGCTGCTTTTTCAAGCAACGCTTCCTCGGCTCTTTTGAGATTGGTTAATAGTAATAATCTGGTGGCAGGTAACTTTATTTAA